A single region of the Serinus canaria isolate serCan28SL12 chromosome 11, serCan2020, whole genome shotgun sequence genome encodes:
- the HSD17B2 gene encoding 17-beta-hydroxysteroid dehydrogenase type 2, producing MDAAASSPLGWLCAGATRLFGVTMAQSSLLDKAKVLLCSLLPALLCVATLGAGQGLGVFVAMCLVCSVCLGDRDLLPVADRAVLITGSDTGIGHALAKHLDSLGFVVFAGVLNKDGPGAEELRRSCSQRLSVLQLDITNTSQVKEAYLTVSGKVQNAGLWGVVNNAGILGFPADGELLPMSTYRHCMEVNFFGAVEVSKTFLPLLRRSQGRLVNMSSMAGGIPLPRYAAYGASKAALSMFSGVMRQELSKWGIKVMAIHPSGFRTGIEGTAEQWDKQEKELMENLPADTRQAYGEEYLLGLRNYLLHLPSHCAPDLSPVLGSVLHALLARRPQGLYTPGKGAYVPLCIFCCFPLWFYDFFISKVLSAGSVPRQLRASGDESKNL from the exons ATggatgctgcagccagcagcccccttggctggctctgtgcaggtgcCACCAGGCTTTTTGGGGTCACCatggcccagagcagcctgctggaCAAAGCaaaggtgctgctctgcagcctcctgcctgctttgctgtgtgtgGCCACGCTGGGGGCTGGCCAGGGACTGGGGGTGTTTGTGGCCATGTGCCTGGTGTGCTCCGTGtgcctgggggacagggacctgctgccCGTGGCGGACAGAGCCGTGCTCATCACAG GAAGTGACACTGGGATTGGACATGCCCTGGCTAAACACCTGGACAGcttgggttttgttgtgtttgctgGGGTTTTGAACAAGGATGGCcctggagctgaggagctgcGGCGCTCCTGTTCCCAGAGActctctgtcctgcagctggatATCACCAACACCTCTCAGGTCAAGGAGGCCTATCTGACAGTCTCAGGGAAGGTGCAAAATGCAG gaCTCTGGGGTGTGGTGAACAACGCAGGAATCCTGGGCTTCCCTGCTGatggggagctgctccccatGAGCACCTACAGGCACTGCATGGAAGTGAATTTCTTTGGGGCTGTGGAGGTGTCCAAGACCTTCTTGCCGTTGCTGCGGAGATCGCAGGGGAGGCTGGTGAACATGTCCAGCATGGCAG GAGGCATTCCACTACCGAGGTATGCTGCATATGGGGCATCCAAAGCAGCTCTGTCCATGTTTTCTGGAGTAATGAGGCAAGAGCTTTCCAAATGGGGCATTAAAGTCATGGCAATTCATCCATCAGGCTTCAGAACAG GTATCgaaggcacagcagagcagtgggacaagcaggagaaggagctgatGGAGAACCTCCCCGCAGACACCAGGCAGGCCTATGGCGAGGAATATCTCCTGGGGCTGAGGAATTACCTCCTCCACCTGCCCTCCCACTGTGCCCCCGacctgtccccagtgctgggctctgtcctgCATGCCCTGCTGGCCAGGAGACCCCAGGGCCTCTACACCCCTGGCAAGGGGGCCTATGTGCCCCTCTGcatcttctgctgcttccccctCTGGTTCTACGACTTCTTCATCAGCAAGGTGCTGAGTGCTGGCTCTGTTCCAAGGCAGCTGAGAGCATCAGGAGATGAAAGCAAGAAcctctga